In Leptidea sinapis chromosome 28, ilLepSina1.1, whole genome shotgun sequence, a single genomic region encodes these proteins:
- the LOC126973045 gene encoding vitamin K-dependent gamma-carboxylase yields MLFDIPDERGGADMTSRWGNTNNCHFPLLPFITVISMPYMALVYLGLWFGGMGIALGYQYRYTSWLFTLCYWYIILIEKSFWNNHSYLFGLVALLLACTQANCLWSLDVYFNPSLKKNTVPYWNYFILKYQFFTLYFMAGLKKGTAEWLTGYSVPKLSAHWVFTPFHLFLSIPQIDYIIVHWFVFMFDLTIAFWMMWAKSRNTAMVFCALFHLMNSRLFKIGMFPWVCLATMPLFYPFDWPRRIQLGFSNALSYLSFVKWCFISNMNVPKCEENVKCIRSAVNNDETTKDENDLQEPEEDMAGDVFCHEKDNEENSSQVEPDVQQPEVENQSMKTFILILLDLTIGRMDCMATPGI; encoded by the exons ATGTTGTTTGACATACCGGACGAGCGGGGTGGAGCGGATATGACGTCACGTTGGGGTAACACCAACAACTGCCACTTCCCGCTGTTGCCCTTCATCACTGTCATCAGCATGCCTTACATGGCATTGGTGTACCTTGGATTGTGGTTTG gAGGAATGGGCATAGCTCTGGGCTATCAGTATCGATATACAAGCTGGTTGTTTACCCTCTGCTACTGGTACATAATTCTGATCGAGAAGAGCTTCTGGAATAATCACAGCTATTTGTTTGGACTTGTTGCGCTACTTCTGGCGTGTACTCAGGCAAATTGTTTGTG GTCACTCGATGTTTACTTCAACCCATCGTTAAAGAAGAACACAGTTCCCTATTGGAACTATTTCATACTGAAGTATCAGTTCTTCACTCTCTACTTCATGGCTGGTCTGAAGAAAGGTACCGCGGAATGGTTGACAGGATACTCTGTGCCCAAACTCAGCGCGCATTGGGTATTCACTCCGTTCCA CTTATTTCTGTCGATTCCCCAAATAGATTACATCATAGTACACTGGTTTGTATTCATGTTTGATCTGACCATTGCTTTCTGGATGATGTGGGCGAAAAGTCGGAACACAGCAATGGTTTTCTGTGCTTTATTTCACCTTATGAATAGTAGGCTCTTCAAGATAG gTATGTTTCCATGGGTGTGTCTAGCTACGATGCCGCTCTTTTATCCATTCGATTGGCCTAGAAGAATTCAACTCGGGTTTTCAAATGCATTGTCATACTTGAGTTTTGTGAAGTGGTGTTTTATCTCAAACATGAATGTTCCTAAGTGTGAAGAAAACGTAAAATGTATCAGAAGTGCAGTTAACAATGACGAAACCACAAAAGATGAGAATGATTTACAAGAACCAGAAGAAGACATGGCTGGTGATGTATTCTGCCATGAGAAAGACAATGAAGAAAACTCCTCCCAAGTGGAGCCAGATGTACAACAACCAGAAGTCGAAAATCAATCAATGAAAACCTTCATTCTTATTTTACT gGATTTAACAATTGGACGAATGGACTGTATGGCTACTCCTGGGATATGA